The following proteins are encoded in a genomic region of Thermococcus pacificus:
- a CDS encoding 30S ribosomal protein S27e: MALPKNLIPMPRSRFLRVKCIDCGNEQIVFSNPATTVRCLVCGATLVEPTGGKGVIKAKILEVLE; the protein is encoded by the coding sequence ATGGCGCTCCCGAAGAACCTCATCCCCATGCCGAGGAGCAGGTTCCTCCGCGTTAAGTGCATCGACTGCGGCAACGAGCAGATAGTCTTCAGCAACCCTGCCACGACCGTCCGCTGCCTCGTCTGCGGAGCAACGCTCGTCGAGCCGACCGGCGGAAAAGGTGTCATAAAGGCCAAGATACTCGAGGTTCTCGAGTGA
- a CDS encoding proteasome assembly chaperone family protein, translating into MKETTIYVLERPELRDPVFIEGLPGIGLVGKLAAEHLIQELNAVKFAELYSPHFMHQVLIKKGSVVELMKNEFYYWKNPDENGRDVIIITGDQQVAPTDSPGHYEVVGKMLDFVSKFGVREIITMGGYQVPELQGEPRVLAAVTHEDLVGRYQEKLKDCQVEVIWREDEGGAIVGAAGLLLGMGKLRSMYGISLLGESLGYIVDAKSAKSVLLAVTKVLGLEIDMTALEERARETEEILRKVQEMQRAMLEQQMPPSTQEEEDRGYL; encoded by the coding sequence ATGAAGGAGACCACCATCTACGTTCTGGAGAGGCCCGAACTCAGGGACCCCGTGTTCATTGAGGGGCTCCCGGGAATAGGCCTCGTTGGGAAGCTGGCCGCTGAGCACCTCATCCAGGAGCTTAACGCGGTAAAGTTCGCTGAGCTCTATTCACCACACTTCATGCACCAGGTTCTCATCAAGAAGGGCTCCGTCGTCGAGCTCATGAAGAACGAATTCTACTACTGGAAGAACCCCGACGAGAACGGCAGGGACGTCATTATCATCACCGGCGACCAGCAGGTCGCTCCAACTGACAGTCCGGGCCACTATGAGGTCGTGGGCAAGATGCTCGACTTCGTGAGCAAGTTCGGTGTCAGGGAGATAATCACCATGGGCGGCTACCAGGTTCCGGAGCTCCAGGGTGAGCCGAGGGTTTTAGCAGCGGTGACTCACGAGGATCTGGTTGGCCGTTATCAGGAGAAGCTCAAGGACTGCCAGGTTGAGGTTATCTGGAGAGAGGATGAGGGTGGCGCGATAGTCGGGGCAGCTGGTCTACTCCTCGGGATGGGCAAGCTCCGCTCCATGTACGGCATAAGCCTGCTCGGTGAGAGCCTCGGCTACATAGTCGACGCCAAGTCGGCCAAGTCCGTCCTCCTAGCAGTTACCAAGGTTCTGGGACTCGAGATAGACATGACCGCCCTCGAGGAGCGCGCCAGGGAGACAGAGGAGATACTCAGGAAGGTCCAGGAGATGCAGAGGGCTATGCTCGAACAGCAGATGCCCCCCTCAACGCAGGAAGAGGAGGACAGGGGCTACCTCTGA
- a CDS encoding 50S ribosomal protein L44e, producing the protein MKYPKQIRTYCPFCKKHTIHKVEKVKKRPRSELSQGQRRFRRIMKGYRGFPRPNPAGREKPVKKLDLRFRCTVCGKAHTRGQGFRVKKFELVEV; encoded by the coding sequence ATGAAGTACCCGAAGCAGATAAGGACTTACTGCCCGTTTTGTAAAAAGCACACGATCCACAAGGTCGAGAAGGTCAAGAAGAGGCCGAGGAGCGAGCTCAGCCAGGGCCAGAGGAGATTCCGCAGAATCATGAAGGGTTACCGCGGTTTCCCGAGGCCGAACCCGGCCGGAAGGGAGAAACCGGTCAAGAAGCTCGACCTTCGCTTTAGGTGCACCGTTTGCGGCAAGGCCCACACGAGGGGACAGGGCTTCCGTGTTAAGAAGTTTGAGCTGGTGGAGGTGTGA
- a CDS encoding type II toxin-antitoxin system PemK/MazF family toxin, producing the protein MKGKIVLVPFPFTSLRGAKLRPALVLFEDKDDVTLAFISSRVERYNPETDVLIEKSHPEFHLTGLKVSSFVRLTKIATVQKDILIGELGEIGPILKKEISQKICSLLGFES; encoded by the coding sequence ATGAAGGGGAAGATAGTTCTTGTACCGTTTCCATTTACAAGCCTGAGAGGAGCGAAACTCCGCCCTGCCCTTGTGTTGTTTGAAGACAAGGACGATGTCACACTCGCGTTCATATCCTCAAGGGTTGAACGTTACAATCCAGAGACAGATGTTCTTATCGAAAAATCTCACCCAGAGTTCCACTTAACCGGCCTCAAAGTTTCATCGTTTGTTAGACTCACAAAGATAGCGACAGTCCAGAAGGATATTCTAATCGGTGAACTCGGCGAAATTGGCCCAATTCTCAAAAAAGAAATAAGCCAAAAGATATGCTCACTTCTGGGGTTTGAGTCATGA
- a CDS encoding pyridoxal phosphate-dependent aminotransferase codes for MIRASERAMGIEYAIRDVVLPARELEKKGIKVIRLNIGDPGKYDFQPPKHMRDAYCKAIQEGHNYYGTSEGLPELREAIVQREKRKNGVDITPEDVRVTAAVTEALQFIFGALLNPGDNILVPSPSYPPYTGLVKFYGGVPNEYLTVEENGWQPDIDDMRKKINEKTKAIAVINPNNPTGALYEKKTVREILDLAGEYGLPVISDEIYDLMTYEGEHVSPGSLTKDVPVIVMNGLSKVYFATGWRLGYFYYVDPEDKLSEVREAIDKMARIRICPNTPAQFAAIAGLTGPMDYLKEYMAKLKERRDYIYKRLTEIPGISTTKPQGAFYIFPRIDERSKWKNDKEFVLDALNEAHVLFVHGSGFGYAGDWHFRIVFLPPVPILEEAMNNFEAFMRRKLGS; via the coding sequence ATGATCCGCGCATCCGAAAGGGCAATGGGTATTGAGTACGCCATAAGGGACGTCGTTCTTCCAGCCAGAGAGCTCGAAAAGAAGGGAATAAAGGTTATCAGACTCAACATCGGTGATCCCGGCAAATACGACTTTCAGCCGCCGAAGCACATGAGGGACGCCTACTGTAAGGCCATCCAGGAGGGCCACAACTACTACGGCACCAGCGAGGGCCTTCCAGAACTCAGGGAGGCCATTGTCCAGCGTGAAAAGAGAAAGAACGGCGTCGACATTACTCCTGAAGACGTCCGCGTTACCGCCGCGGTTACGGAGGCCCTTCAGTTCATATTCGGCGCCCTCCTCAACCCCGGCGACAACATACTCGTCCCCAGCCCGAGCTATCCGCCTTACACAGGCCTGGTCAAGTTCTACGGCGGTGTTCCGAACGAGTACCTCACCGTTGAGGAGAACGGCTGGCAGCCGGACATCGACGACATGAGGAAGAAGATCAACGAGAAGACGAAGGCCATAGCGGTGATAAACCCGAACAACCCAACGGGAGCACTCTACGAGAAGAAGACCGTGAGGGAAATCCTCGACCTGGCTGGTGAGTACGGCCTGCCGGTCATAAGCGACGAGATATACGACCTCATGACCTACGAGGGGGAGCACGTTTCACCCGGCTCGCTCACCAAGGACGTTCCGGTCATCGTCATGAACGGCCTCTCCAAGGTCTACTTCGCCACGGGCTGGCGCCTCGGCTACTTCTACTACGTTGACCCCGAGGACAAACTCTCCGAAGTGAGGGAAGCCATAGACAAGATGGCGAGGATAAGGATATGCCCGAACACTCCGGCCCAGTTCGCGGCGATAGCGGGCCTCACCGGGCCGATGGACTACCTCAAGGAATACATGGCCAAGCTTAAGGAGAGGAGGGACTACATCTACAAGCGCCTAACCGAGATTCCGGGAATAAGCACCACCAAACCGCAGGGAGCCTTCTACATATTCCCGCGCATCGACGAACGCTCCAAGTGGAAGAACGACAAGGAGTTCGTCCTCGACGCCCTCAACGAGGCCCACGTGCTCTTCGTCCACGGCTCAGGCTTCGGCTACGCCGGCGACTGGCACTTCAGGATAGTCTTCCTGCCGCCAGTCCCGATTCTGGAAGAGGCCATGAACAACTTCGAGGCATTCATGAGGAGGAAGCTGGGTTCCTGA
- a CDS encoding Nre family DNA repair protein, with protein MSAPVFNSKLCAVCKGRKLLCGRPTCPILERFRVARSVEQKLNKRHLFGSSPPSIFVGEYGYPKVRIGPLVPPIEGNTDYLDNPLKWENKTIKDILYYRSLLVMGESEADVNVRKSGRILGEVQELAMSIKPVDSEILLKRKPVLKVLPSEFAPPVGPKAELLDFELTENPKIPRRTDYVVSDELKAEQAIMRLYNWGFDEYYIIRLLSAGLLGVDKKLVPTRWSITAVQDTIGKNLRREVLHYPEINDYEVYFYRFLGNRYAVLLMPETYAFELLEVWLKGSLFGTSEPNVIHDYEDFRGRKEYVKETAGAYHAARLSVLEALRGRRRQARAVVFREVTPEYYAPVGVWQIRLGVKKAMGNPIGRFETLNEALEAIKRRLEHPFEKYLERSYILRNLARQKTLDEWLGKNIYRLDRENAGG; from the coding sequence ATGAGTGCCCCAGTATTCAACTCAAAACTCTGTGCGGTCTGCAAGGGAAGGAAGCTCCTCTGCGGCAGGCCAACCTGCCCGATACTCGAACGCTTCAGGGTAGCCCGCAGTGTTGAGCAGAAGCTGAACAAGCGCCACCTCTTCGGCTCATCACCACCGAGCATCTTCGTCGGAGAGTACGGCTACCCGAAGGTTAGAATCGGACCCCTCGTTCCGCCCATCGAGGGGAATACAGACTACCTTGACAACCCCCTCAAATGGGAGAACAAGACCATAAAGGACATCCTCTACTACCGCTCGCTGCTTGTCATGGGCGAGAGCGAGGCGGACGTGAACGTGAGAAAGAGCGGCAGAATACTGGGCGAGGTTCAGGAGCTGGCGATGAGTATAAAGCCCGTCGACAGCGAGATACTCCTCAAGAGAAAGCCCGTTCTCAAGGTTCTCCCGAGCGAGTTTGCACCCCCAGTAGGGCCCAAGGCTGAACTCCTCGACTTTGAGCTGACGGAAAACCCAAAAATCCCACGCAGAACGGATTACGTCGTGAGCGACGAGCTGAAGGCAGAACAGGCAATAATGCGCCTCTACAACTGGGGCTTCGACGAGTACTACATCATTAGACTTCTCTCAGCCGGGCTCCTCGGTGTAGACAAGAAGCTCGTTCCCACCAGATGGAGCATCACGGCGGTTCAAGACACGATAGGAAAGAACCTGCGGCGTGAGGTTCTCCACTACCCCGAGATAAACGACTACGAGGTCTACTTCTACCGCTTCCTTGGCAATCGCTATGCAGTACTGCTGATGCCCGAAACTTACGCCTTCGAGCTTTTGGAGGTCTGGCTGAAGGGCTCGCTCTTCGGCACTTCGGAACCCAACGTCATCCACGACTACGAGGACTTCAGGGGCAGAAAGGAATACGTCAAGGAAACGGCTGGAGCATATCACGCGGCTCGCTTGAGCGTCCTCGAAGCTTTGCGCGGGAGGAGGAGGCAGGCGAGGGCTGTTGTTTTCCGTGAGGTTACTCCAGAATATTATGCCCCAGTAGGGGTGTGGCAGATAAGGCTGGGGGTTAAGAAGGCGATGGGCAATCCCATAGGCCGCTTCGAGACGCTAAACGAGGCCCTTGAGGCCATTAAGAGACGCCTTGAGCACCCGTTCGAGAAGTACCTTGAGAGGAGCTATATCCTAAGAAACCTCGCGAGGCAAAAAACCTTGGACGAGTGGCTCGGAAAGAATATATACCGCCTCGATAGAGAGAATGCAGGTGGATGA
- a CDS encoding energy-coupling factor ABC transporter permease: protein MHIPDGLLSTPVIAVTYIITALAVGYSARKLKDFPEEKIPLLGLFAAGIFAAQMVNFPIIGGVSGHLLGATLVAILLGPYAAVMVMTAVLLIQTLLFGDGGITAIGANILNMGLIGAFIGYALYTKLKNINETLAMGLSAWLSVVLGAALASVEIGLSHSLPFLRVLTLMVGYHSIIGIGEAVLTVLIVHAVRVKLPSIEGVPA, encoded by the coding sequence TTGCACATACCTGACGGTCTGCTGAGCACCCCTGTGATAGCAGTTACGTATATAATAACCGCCTTAGCAGTTGGGTATTCTGCGAGAAAGCTCAAGGACTTTCCTGAGGAAAAAATCCCGCTCCTCGGCCTCTTCGCCGCTGGAATCTTCGCGGCCCAGATGGTCAACTTCCCGATAATAGGCGGCGTCAGCGGGCATCTCCTCGGGGCAACGCTTGTTGCAATACTCCTCGGGCCCTACGCAGCTGTGATGGTCATGACCGCGGTTCTGCTCATACAGACGCTCCTCTTCGGGGACGGAGGAATAACCGCAATCGGTGCAAACATCCTCAACATGGGGCTGATCGGGGCATTCATAGGATATGCCCTTTACACAAAGCTCAAGAACATCAACGAGACCCTCGCGATGGGCCTTTCAGCATGGCTCTCCGTCGTCCTTGGGGCGGCCCTTGCCAGCGTCGAGATAGGCCTCAGCCACAGCCTCCCGTTCCTCAGGGTTCTCACCCTGATGGTCGGCTATCACTCGATAATCGGAATCGGCGAGGCTGTACTCACCGTCCTGATAGTCCACGCCGTAAGGGTGAAGCTTCCGTCGATTGAGGGGGTGCCGGCATGA
- a CDS encoding energy-coupling factor ABC transporter ATP-binding protein, which produces MIELEDVHFSYSGREVLRGISLAIERGEIFGLLGPNGAGKSTLILHLNGILKPKRGKVLVDGLDPAKNPREVRRKVGIVFQDPNDQLFSPTVFEDVAFGPYNLGLRGEELRKRVLNALELVGMVEYLNRDTKELSFGEKKRIAIATVLAIEPEIIVFDEPFANLDFRGKKLMRELILGLKNQGKTVILASHEAEYLSLCDRIALMDGGRIVTVGTPKEVLGNPDLLREHNLDVPPLAELFLSLDLPVPGSVEEGKKLLEEWKAGRIRP; this is translated from the coding sequence ATGATAGAGCTGGAAGACGTTCACTTCTCCTACTCCGGCAGGGAGGTGTTGAGGGGGATAAGCCTTGCCATAGAGAGGGGAGAAATCTTTGGACTCCTCGGGCCGAACGGGGCTGGAAAGAGCACCCTAATCCTCCACCTTAACGGCATACTAAAGCCGAAGAGGGGAAAGGTTCTCGTGGACGGCCTTGACCCGGCAAAAAACCCGAGGGAAGTCCGGAGAAAGGTCGGGATAGTCTTTCAGGATCCAAACGACCAGCTCTTCTCGCCGACGGTGTTTGAGGACGTCGCCTTCGGCCCCTACAACCTCGGTCTCCGCGGAGAGGAGCTGAGGAAGAGAGTATTGAACGCGCTGGAGCTCGTTGGCATGGTTGAATACCTCAATAGGGACACAAAGGAGCTGAGTTTCGGCGAGAAGAAGAGGATAGCGATAGCAACAGTCTTAGCGATAGAACCTGAAATCATCGTCTTCGACGAGCCCTTTGCCAACCTGGACTTCAGGGGCAAAAAGCTGATGAGGGAGCTTATCCTCGGGCTGAAGAACCAAGGAAAAACAGTTATCCTCGCCTCCCACGAGGCCGAGTACCTCTCGCTCTGCGACAGGATAGCCCTGATGGACGGGGGAAGAATAGTCACAGTCGGAACGCCCAAAGAGGTACTCGGAAACCCCGACCTTCTGAGGGAACACAACCTCGATGTCCCGCCGCTGGCAGAGCTCTTCCTGAGCCTGGACCTTCCGGTTCCTGGGAGCGTTGAGGAAGGAAAGAAACTGCTGGAAGAGTGGAAAGCCGGGAGAATCAGGCCCTAA
- a CDS encoding energy-coupling factor transporter transmembrane component T family protein, whose protein sequence is MYLPFIFLYAIGVVTRKSLTELAYFALLFLVVALIMRPKRSVFKKLGFLLGFEGLLFVMALFNPGRPLLETPLGPITHEGVYSFFTLLGKAFLSAGTAVVVTDSVGFSRILAEMEALRFPRVLTLTLAFTYRYLDLFVEEAMRMKRALDSRTFGVGKREYYRKLGSLIGEVFVRAYLRNGRIYNAMLSRGFGEFPSLEEPRPSVQTATLVLLALGGLLV, encoded by the coding sequence GTGTATCTGCCCTTCATTTTCCTTTATGCAATTGGCGTGGTGACGAGAAAGAGCCTCACCGAGTTAGCCTACTTCGCACTCCTTTTCCTGGTGGTTGCACTCATAATGAGACCTAAGAGGAGCGTTTTCAAAAAGCTCGGCTTTCTCCTCGGCTTTGAAGGTCTGCTGTTCGTTATGGCCCTGTTTAACCCTGGAAGGCCGCTTCTGGAGACGCCCCTCGGCCCGATAACCCACGAAGGAGTGTACTCTTTCTTCACCCTCCTCGGCAAGGCTTTCCTCTCCGCGGGAACGGCCGTGGTTGTGACGGACTCCGTGGGCTTCTCCAGGATACTCGCCGAGATGGAGGCCCTTAGATTTCCCAGGGTGCTCACCCTGACACTGGCCTTCACCTACCGCTACCTCGACCTCTTCGTGGAAGAAGCCATGAGGATGAAGCGCGCCCTGGACTCGAGGACCTTTGGCGTGGGGAAAAGGGAGTACTACAGGAAGCTCGGCTCCCTCATAGGAGAGGTTTTCGTCAGGGCATACCTCAGGAACGGGAGGATATACAACGCCATGCTCTCCAGGGGCTTCGGAGAGTTTCCCAGCCTGGAAGAGCCGAGACCAAGCGTCCAAACGGCGACACTGGTCCTTCTCGCACTGGGGGGTCTGCTGGTATGA
- the glmM gene encoding phosphoglucosamine mutase: MGKLFGTFGVRGIANEKITPEFALKMGMAFGTMLKREGRKRPLVVVGRDTRVSGEMLKDALISGLLSVGCDVIDVGIAPTPAIQWATANFNADGGAVITASHNPPEYNGIKLLEPNGMGLKKEREAVVEEVFFKEDFDRARWDEIGEVREENIIKPYIEVIKSRVDIEAIRKRKPFVVVDTSNGAGSLTLPYLLRELGCKVVSVNAHPDGHFPARNPEPNEENLKEFKEIVKALGADFGVAQDGDADRAVFIDENGRFIQGDKTFALVADAVLRENGGGLLVTTIATSNLLDDIAKRNGAKVMRTKVGDLIVARALLENNGTLGGEENGGVIFPDFVLGRDGAMTTAKIVEIFAKSGKKFSELIDELPKYYQFKTKRHVEGDRKAIVAKVAELAEKRGYRIDTTDGTKIIFDDGWVLVRASGTEPIIRVFSEAKSEEKAKEYLNLGLELLEEALRA, translated from the coding sequence ATGGGAAAGCTCTTCGGAACCTTTGGAGTCCGCGGAATAGCGAACGAGAAGATAACGCCGGAGTTCGCCCTTAAGATGGGCATGGCCTTCGGGACGATGCTCAAGAGGGAGGGAAGGAAAAGGCCCCTAGTCGTTGTCGGCAGAGACACCAGGGTAAGCGGGGAGATGCTGAAGGACGCTTTAATCAGCGGCCTGCTAAGCGTCGGCTGTGACGTGATAGACGTTGGCATAGCTCCAACTCCTGCAATCCAGTGGGCAACTGCCAACTTCAACGCCGATGGAGGAGCCGTCATAACCGCCAGCCACAATCCACCCGAGTACAACGGCATAAAGCTCCTCGAGCCGAACGGCATGGGCCTGAAAAAGGAGAGGGAAGCGGTCGTTGAGGAGGTTTTCTTCAAGGAGGACTTTGACAGGGCCAGATGGGACGAGATAGGTGAAGTCCGCGAGGAGAACATCATCAAGCCCTACATCGAGGTGATAAAGAGCAGAGTGGACATCGAGGCGATAAGGAAGAGGAAACCCTTTGTCGTTGTCGACACCTCCAACGGCGCCGGCTCGCTCACGCTTCCATACCTGCTCAGGGAGCTCGGCTGTAAGGTTGTTTCTGTAAACGCCCACCCGGACGGCCACTTCCCGGCCAGAAACCCGGAGCCCAACGAGGAGAACCTTAAGGAGTTCAAGGAGATAGTTAAGGCCCTTGGTGCAGACTTCGGCGTTGCCCAGGACGGCGACGCTGACAGGGCGGTCTTCATAGACGAAAACGGTCGCTTCATCCAGGGCGACAAGACCTTCGCGCTCGTTGCCGACGCCGTGCTGAGGGAAAACGGCGGCGGGCTTCTCGTTACTACCATAGCTACATCAAACCTCCTCGATGACATAGCGAAGCGTAACGGGGCAAAAGTGATGAGAACCAAAGTCGGCGACCTCATTGTTGCCAGGGCCCTTCTGGAGAACAACGGTACCCTCGGCGGCGAGGAGAACGGCGGCGTTATCTTCCCGGACTTCGTCCTGGGAAGGGACGGTGCGATGACTACTGCCAAGATAGTCGAGATATTCGCCAAATCGGGCAAGAAGTTCAGCGAGCTTATCGATGAACTGCCCAAGTACTACCAGTTCAAGACGAAGAGGCACGTCGAGGGCGACAGAAAGGCAATAGTGGCAAAGGTCGCCGAGCTCGCTGAGAAGAGAGGTTACAGGATAGACACAACAGACGGAACCAAGATAATCTTTGACGACGGCTGGGTTCTCGTGAGGGCGAGTGGCACCGAGCCGATAATCAGGGTCTTCAGCGAAGCTAAAAGCGAGGAGAAGGCGAAGGAATACCTGAACCTGGGGCTTGAGCTGCTGGAGGAGGCCCTTAGGGCCTGA
- a CDS encoding MoaD/ThiS family protein has product MIRVKVLGRGIEKELEWEKGMKVADVLREIGFNTESAIAKVNGRVALEDESVKDGDYVEVIPVVSGG; this is encoded by the coding sequence GTGATCAGAGTAAAGGTTCTTGGCAGGGGCATAGAGAAGGAACTGGAGTGGGAGAAGGGCATGAAGGTCGCGGACGTCCTCAGGGAGATCGGATTTAACACGGAGAGCGCAATAGCAAAGGTCAACGGCAGAGTGGCTCTGGAAGACGAGAGCGTTAAAGACGGGGACTACGTTGAGGTCATCCCGGTCGTTTCTGGAGGGTAA
- a CDS encoding RNA-protein complex protein Nop10: protein MHFRIRKCPSCGRYTLKETCPVCGEKTKVAHPPRFSPEDPYGEYRRRLKREQMGIARGE from the coding sequence ATGCACTTCAGGATAAGGAAGTGCCCCAGCTGTGGGCGCTACACCCTGAAGGAGACCTGCCCCGTCTGTGGAGAGAAAACCAAGGTAGCCCACCCGCCGCGCTTCTCGCCCGAAGATCCCTACGGGGAGTACAGGCGCAGGCTGAAGCGCGAACAGATGGGCATAGCCAGGGGGGAGTGA
- a CDS encoding lysine exporter LysO family protein, whose translation MRFLAYVLASLIAGMAVGHFYAPDFGNLYEVMLYLLILIIGIDLGGSFRLGEIKKLGKLAVKLPLGTLIGSLIGGLVASLLLGIELKWGLAVSAGCGWYSLTGPLIGQYSAVYGTLGFLANLMREILTVLFYPLAIKRLPKELAVSMGGATTMDTTLPLLTKFGGSEVALIAFVHGFVLTALVPFVVPFILQL comes from the coding sequence ATGAGGTTCCTGGCTTATGTTCTGGCGTCGCTCATAGCGGGCATGGCGGTCGGCCACTTCTACGCCCCTGACTTCGGCAACCTGTACGAGGTCATGTTATACTTGCTCATACTCATCATCGGGATCGACCTGGGCGGGAGCTTCAGGCTGGGAGAGATCAAAAAGCTCGGGAAACTGGCGGTGAAGCTACCCCTCGGGACGCTCATAGGCTCTCTCATAGGGGGGCTGGTGGCATCACTGCTCCTCGGCATAGAACTCAAGTGGGGCCTGGCAGTCTCGGCCGGCTGCGGCTGGTACTCACTCACAGGCCCGCTTATAGGCCAGTACTCTGCCGTTTACGGCACGCTGGGCTTCCTGGCAAACCTCATGAGGGAGATATTAACCGTCCTGTTTTACCCCCTTGCAATAAAGAGGCTCCCGAAGGAGCTGGCGGTTTCAATGGGTGGAGCTACGACAATGGACACGACCTTGCCCCTCCTAACGAAGTTCGGCGGGAGCGAGGTGGCTCTTATAGCCTTCGTTCACGGCTTCGTGCTAACGGCTCTCGTTCCGTTCGTGGTGCCGTTCATTCTCCAGCTTTAG
- a CDS encoding translation initiation factor IF-2 subunit alpha: protein MPRKAKEYPEEGEFVVATVKNIHNYGAFLKLDEYPGKEGFMHISEVASSWVKNIRDHIKEGQKIVAKVIRVDPEKGHIDLSLKRVNQQQRKAKLQEYKRAQKAENLLKMAAEKIGKDFETAWREVWVPLEEEYGEVYAAFEDAAQNGIEVLKGLISDEWIEALRPIIEAYVEIPTVTIDAEFEITVPKPNGIEIIKEALIRARDRANEEKEIEVKFSYQGAPRYRIDVTAPDYHKAEEVLEDIAEEILRVIKEAGGEATLIRKEKRIKKVKKRGS from the coding sequence ATGCCAAGGAAAGCCAAAGAGTACCCAGAAGAGGGAGAGTTCGTGGTCGCTACCGTTAAGAACATTCACAATTACGGTGCATTCCTCAAGCTCGATGAGTATCCCGGAAAAGAGGGCTTCATGCACATAAGCGAGGTTGCCTCGAGCTGGGTCAAGAACATAAGGGACCACATCAAGGAGGGCCAGAAGATAGTCGCCAAGGTCATCCGCGTTGACCCGGAGAAGGGACATATCGACCTGAGCCTCAAGCGCGTAAACCAGCAGCAGAGGAAGGCCAAGCTCCAGGAGTACAAGCGCGCCCAGAAGGCTGAGAACCTGCTCAAGATGGCAGCCGAGAAGATAGGAAAGGACTTCGAGACCGCCTGGAGGGAGGTCTGGGTTCCGCTCGAGGAAGAGTACGGGGAGGTTTACGCGGCCTTTGAAGACGCCGCCCAGAACGGGATAGAAGTTCTCAAGGGACTCATAAGCGACGAGTGGATAGAGGCGCTCAGGCCAATAATCGAGGCCTACGTTGAAATCCCGACCGTCACCATCGACGCGGAGTTCGAGATAACAGTTCCAAAGCCAAATGGCATTGAGATTATCAAAGAGGCGCTGATAAGGGCGCGCGACAGGGCCAACGAGGAGAAAGAGATAGAGGTCAAGTTCTCCTACCAGGGGGCGCCGCGCTACAGGATAGACGTCACTGCCCCGGACTACCACAAGGCCGAGGAAGTCCTTGAAGACATAGCTGAGGAGATACTCCGCGTTATCAAGGAAGCGGGCGGAGAGGCGACCCTCATAAGGAAGGAGAAGCGCATAAAGAAAGTCAAGAAGAGGGGTAGCTGA
- a CDS encoding PDGLE domain-containing protein, with protein MRTVFKGLIIIALLLAIVLPLASSNPDGLEATMEKVGLEEKPVYQAPLDYGETWGQSFAMGLLGITLAFGVGYGLAKLARGA; from the coding sequence ATGAGGACGGTTTTCAAGGGGTTGATAATTATAGCCCTCCTCCTGGCGATAGTGTTACCCCTCGCGTCGAGCAATCCCGACGGGCTGGAGGCAACTATGGAAAAGGTTGGCCTTGAGGAGAAGCCCGTCTATCAAGCGCCTCTCGACTACGGCGAAACCTGGGGCCAGAGCTTCGCCATGGGCCTGCTCGGAATCACTCTGGCCTTTGGGGTTGGCTACGGCCTGGCAAAGCTCGCCAGGGGTGCCTGA